From the genome of Haematobia irritans isolate KBUSLIRL unplaced genomic scaffold, ASM5000362v1 scaffold_6, whole genome shotgun sequence, one region includes:
- the LOC142242648 gene encoding histone H3 produces MARTKQTARKSTGGKAPRKQLATKAARKSAPATGGVKKPHRFRPGTVALREIRRYQKSTELLIRKLPFQRLVREIAQDFKTDLRFQSSAVMALQEASEAYLVGLFEDTNLCAIHAKRVTIMPKDIQLARRIRGERA; encoded by the coding sequence ATGGCTCGTACTAAGCAAACTGCCCGTAAATCTACCGGTGGCAAAGCCCCTCGTAAGCAATTGGCTACTAAAGCTGCTCGTAAGAGTGCCCCAGCCACCGGCGGTGTCAAGAAGCCCCATCGTTTCCGCCCTGGTACCGTTGCTTTGCGTGAAATCCGTCGTTACCAAAAGAGCACAGAATTGTTGATCCGCAAATTGCCTTTCCAACGTTTGGTTCGTGAAATTGCCCAAGATTTCAAAACTGACTTGCGTTTCCAGAGTTCTGCTGTCATGGCCTTGCAAGAAGCTAGCGAAGCCTACTTGGTTGGTCTATTCGAAGATACCAACTTGTGCGCTATCCATGCTAAGCGTGTCACCATCATGCCTAAGGATATCCAATTGGCCAGACGTATTCGTGGAGAACgtgcttaa